One Rhinolophus ferrumequinum isolate MPI-CBG mRhiFer1 chromosome 10, mRhiFer1_v1.p, whole genome shotgun sequence genomic window, tctcatcaattatttattaaatactccCAATAAGGCCCTATATATGGATAGAGGATATAATGCAGCAGAAATTTGTTTCAAAGGTGTCTGAGTCATCTGTTCATTAACCTTACTTGTGCCTTTGGGACCTGCTCAAGTCTGATATCCTAGTACTATATCTCTTTGATGGTAGATTGCTGCCGGGAATGAACAATATTATAGCTCAGAGGGTCCAACAACACTCAGCTCATTATGGGAAGCTCAAATCTAATGGTCAATCGATGTCCTATTGTTCTGCCTTTAATCTCTACTAGGGCTCAATAGCACACCAGACAGTGTTGTTCAAAAGAAGATTGTATATCTGCAATAGGTTGTTCCAAAATCATAGTTTGTGCTATGAATCTCCACTTGTGGCAAAACAGAAATGCCATACAGCATCCCTATTTGTCACTACTACTTCAAATAGCATTAGAATTTCTTGGACATTTGGCCCAAATGGAAGAGCACTAAAATCAATActaaatttcatatggaaaagCAAGCATGCAGTAATAATTAAGAAATCTTGGGAAATGAGCAACATGAGAAGACTACTAACCATAGAGATATCAGAGTATAACATAAAGCTTCTATAAGAAAAACATGCAGTCAGGCATTGAGATAgatcagttttataaaatatgtaagtgaTATATTTCTGAGTATAACTACTTGAatagttttaacttttgaaatatgGCTTCATAGTTtccaaagacaaaattaaatgagCAAGAATGGGGGGGACCCCTAAAGTTGAATACACATAAGTGAATGTAATTCTAAAACAAATTGATAACCAtgtagggaggaaaaaaataattgacatgAGATGTAATATTTCAAGATAGCATGTTGACAATTGGCCATCAATAGGATAAAGACTGCAAaaaatttttgaactttatttagTAGGTTGTTTTCATAATAATAGGAGTATAATAATTCAGAAACTATTTCATGTGTGTTGTAGAGTTTAGCAATTAAGAAATGTCAAtctgagacttttattttttaaaatggatttactTTCCCTGTTCCGTGAAAGTTCCAAGGAATAATGATAAACCAATAGCAAGGAGTCCATAAGCATCCAGAATATGGGCTCTATGTACCATTTCTCACTAAAAATAATCTTTGAGAACTGGAGAAATGGCTAACAGATATGAAAAGaaactcaacatcactaatcatcaaggaaatgcaaatcaaaatcacaatgagataccaccttataccagtcagaatggctattaccaaaaagtcaacaaatagcatgtgttgacaagaatgtggagaaaagggaacccttgtgcactgttggtgggactctAGCATCTAGGAGTCTTAGAAAAGATATTATGGAAAAGAAACATGTCTAATAGAATTTTTCTAATGAAATGCAGTGCTTTGTGAAATAGAAACTcccttttcctttaagaaaatcagtaaagactGCATTGCTCACAAATACACACGTGATGAAGACAAGATAATTAATTAACTTCTTTCTGCTTCAGACTTTTTATCTGAGTAATAATAATACTCATCTCAAAGggtttttgttgtctgggaaaaatgagataatttaaaTGTAGAGTTAATGTCTGGTAatcaataaaatctcaaaaaaattattgtattatgtattattattaaagaGCTTAAGATACAAAATATGAATAGATTCACTatttgaatacaaaaataaagggaaatgaatagaattttcataaatagaaaatcagtttcactatttctaattaaatattatgAACTAATAATTTTAATGCCTATCTTAATGTGTATCTATTATAAGTTCAACACATCTAGATGTCTATGTATTGTTGTGTTAACTAGTGGTTTGTTCATTCTTTCccgtttttcttccttctgtcccaCTTTCAGATACTCTTATCTTTAAATCCTATAAGTAATCTGCACTCCTGGCATTAAATGTACCATATTTATAACTAATTAAATATGGATATATAATTATATCCATATTTataactgtgagaaaaataaggataaattgctaaatgtaaaattcatattACACAAATAGGTATATATCGTATATGAGTATTATATTCTTCTAGTAATAAAATCTATATCTCtcattgcaaaaagaaaaaagtgaaaataatgtgaaaaatgtgaaaaatatctagtgactgatttccaaatatttattttcttggttgaTAAATATTCTCACAATGAGAAGATGtcatatttacaaatatagaCAAAGGAATTTAATGTTCAGATGTATGGAAACACATGATAAAGTGATGGAAAGTAGTCAAAAGCAATAAAAGCAACTTACAGCAAACATTGCTATGATATTAGTCATGGATGGTGGGAAAGATTTTCCTGAATTCAAAGGGTCAATACAGGGATAAAACGCCTCATCAGACTTTAACATGTCCATTTCAGAAGATAATTAAGTCATACCAGAAATTCAAAGCAGTGCTTTCTACCTTTTCATTCTGGTATAGCAAAGAACTCTTCTCGTTATTCAAGGGATATATGCACATGAACCGTCCTGAGGTAAGTACAGAATTTCTAGGAAAATAATGTGGAGTTATTGTACAATCATAGAAGAATCAAATTCTAAATCAAACATTCACACACTCAATATCACACCTGGCTTATATATTTGCCTCATTTAActcaatcattttgtttttttatacttaatcattgtttataaaaatgatttaccCTTGTCTTTTAATGATGTCCCActttgattttttgtttgctgaatgaattccCATGAGCCAAAAAACGGGCACAGATAAAATAAGTCCATTTGCATaacatatacacaaaagaatttcctatttttaaaaacaggatttgTAGAAAACTGTGTCTCATAAgccaaaggaaaacagtatttagATTTATAGATGTGTAATCATAGAattacaaaatattcttttaaaatatttgtataaatcaaagaaaatgtttaataaatgtttgacaTTGTATGAAAAGGACTTTACTAGTCCACACAGGTGTACCTGAGTTTATACATGGAGTGTGGATGAGAGACAAAAAGCAGGAATGAGTtatattattctaaaatgttcCAAAAATTTTACAATACCAGGAATGAACGATATTGTGGGTCAAATATTACTAGTCTAACAACAAAGAGAAATATGACCTCTGAGAGCCACGAAAAAATCACCACACTTGTTTTGATAGAAATCAAATAAATCGCTAACTCAATTTACCAGCTctgaaattatgtaaatattttagcaaattaGACAATTAAATATAAAGCTAAATCATCAAGAAGAACGAGAAAGTAagtaaatatcttttctttttattccaatgttttaatatattatttgcaTATGTGTTCGTAGATTTACATCCTTTtcaatattaaaagttaaataactttacTACCAAGAAGACTATTAATACAGTCCTAAAGcaggaacccagaaataaatctgttattgttttttttccaagtttaatTGTGTTCTCTTACAGAAGTAAGATTATGAAAAGACATTCCCtattagaaattgttttttgttttttgacatctCCTTGTTCCTTCTCAGTAAATTGTTTTTTGACATCTACTTGTTCCTTTGCTGTAGCAATAttgtaaacaaaaaaaatgaattgtgcATTGTATGAATTAAATTATCTCTaggcaattatttattttaataatattaatagaagtTTACTTCTTGATCTTCTGGCCTTtatatcataaaaagaaaaaaaaatgatgttgggAGACTGATAGCATCAACCAAATCCTTAGGAAAGTCATGAGGGAGAGAATGCCAGCAAAACATTCCTATGGATAAACAGGTATGTTCTAAAGTGAGATGATTACTATGTTGACTAGttgtttaactttgtaaaagTTTCCTAAACTATGTGTGCCAAATATGAAGGTAGGTCAAAATAACCTCTGTAAGCTTTCAAACTCTGTACTTAGATTACCCACAATCTAGACTGTTTTTTATAAcattcaggaaaggaaaaaaaaatcaattagaatatatccatatttttaaaaagaaggtaaatattttaaacaataattaaaagtttgattttaaagaaacagtagAAGAATTATCTCTGTTTAAATATTAGCATAAGTTTTTTATCCATAGTCTgtgtattttcaaagaaaagagatcaatatttaatttcagataatATTCATTCCTTGAATGTAAGGCCAAATAGAAATTAGAGAGAATTGCTGAAGGTGATTTTGAATTCCATAGATTACTCATCAtcatggatattttaaattttatactgtATCCTCAATCGTggggttttcttgttttcagtgttctgtaaggaaaatatattttctgttctaaaGGGGAGGAAACAGAATCGGCAATGAAAAACCACACAGTACCCACAGAATTCATTCTTCTAGGACTATCAGATGACCCAGAGCTTCaggttgtgatttttctttttttagtaatCACATATATATTAAGTGTTACTGGAAATTTGACCATCATCACCCTCACCTTGGTGGACTCTCATCTACAGACCCCTATGTATTTCTTCCTCAGGAACTTCTCTGTACTAGAGATATCCTTTACAACTGTCTGTATTCCTAGATTTCTGGGCACAATTATCACCAGAGACAAAACTATTTCCTACAATAATTGCACAGCgcaattgtttttcttcattttcgtGGGGATAACTGAATTTTACCTTCTAACTGCCATGTCCTATGATCGCTatgcagccatctgcaaacctcTACATTATACAAGCATCATGAACAAAAGAGTCTGCATATTGCTTGTCTTTTGTGCTTGGCTGGCAGCATTCTTAAATATCTTCCCACCAGTTATTCTCTTTCTCCAGTTAGATTACTGTGGCTCCAATATGATTGATCACTTTGCTTGTGACTATTTTCCCCTCCTGCAGTTATCCTGCTCAGACACCTGGCTCCTAGAAGTGATTGCTTTTTACTCTGCAATAGTGATTCTGCTTTTCACTTTGGCATTAATAATTCTATCCTACACGTTCATCATCAGGACAATTCTGAAACTGCCTTCTGCCAGTCAGAGGAAAAAGGCATTTTCTACATGTTCCTCTCACATGATTGTCATTTCCATCTCTTATGGAAGCTGCATATTCATGTATGCCAACCCTTCCGCAAAAGAAAAGGCATCATTGGCTATTGTCAATATCGCTGTTGCTCCTATGatgaatccatttatatataCCCTGAGAAACCAGCAAGTGAGGCAAGCCTTTAAGGACACTATCCGAAAGGTTATGTTTTTCTCTAGTAAATGAAAGTACTAATagtgttaaaagaataaaattcttaccAGTGCTTCCTATTATTCATACtccttcaaaattttctttcctctaaaaattatatactttcccttttttattcttatattaaaattttccaaatattaatctcaataaatttgataaagttGAATGTTTGTTTCAGAATGTTCTGtatattcaaatgttttattcAAATGTACTTAGATGATGTAAAATATCTAGGTTAACGATTATGATTTTGAGTAGAAGcggtttacttttttattttattagtttcaggtgtacaaaagaatgtactagaataaaacaaaaaggcatcctactaaatgggagaagacatttgtcaacgatacatctgataagaaGTGGTTACTTTTGAAGGGACATAGGGTATTTAGGTTGATGGAAAGAGTTTTCAGAATATGATGTGGATTTCTGAACTTTTCATTCTTACCAGGTAATAGAAATGATTGTTACTAGAAAAATTTGATTCTATTTGGCATTTGCATGAAATCAAATCACCCAGAAGTTGGGAACAAAATACAAATACCTGCTTGCATATATTAAATGATTagaaattcatatatattcaaaattcttTACACTATTAATAATACTTGTGATATAATGAGGAGGAGAGggctagaaaataaaataaaaagtttttcagCAATTTTTTTATTCCAgatctattgttttcttttattggcTCATTTAATCCTGTCAACAACTTAATGAGGTAACTACAATTAATATTCTCTTTTAGTCAGAGGTAGTTTTCATTAAGTAATTAAATACCTCCAAAaggtaaaaataagtaaagaacaGACTATGTAAAACATATCAAGTAAAATGCATGAAAGTGATAAATTGGTGAGAGTTCAATTTTCCAGAGAATTAAGCTTTTATTGGAGGATCTAGAACTGACTTTAGCGTTTTTGGAAGTAGGGAAGAGAATCAACATCAGTTGGTAATATTCTACACACTCTCTTTCTATCAGACAAATAATATGCAATATTCTTTTCAGAAAACCTCTTAGAAAGTGAGCATTATTATTcctaatttacaaatgaatgaacagaagaaaattgAGAGTTCAGTGTCACAAAGATCGTGGATTTCTTCAGAACTGGGATttaaatcaattctttttttttttttttttaaatcacttttcttAAACCTCAAATTCCAGACTAGTTGGATATCTTTCATTTTCACACCAACTTTCATTGTAATAATTTTGGAATAGAAGTTCATGttaaatattagaattattaaaGGACTATCTAATTTGTGATTAACTCATTCAGGCTTTACTTACTTATGACAGGTGTTGGGGATATAGTGATGAAAAAGAATGATTCTTGCCCTAAATTATCTCAAATTCtaacaggggaaaaaataatacataattaaattttaatttgataaatCAACAGTTTAGGTCTAAGTTGTTGATAGACCAGGTAAGGTTATCATTGACAAAGAAAATGtcatgttgatgatagccattctaacaggtgtgaggtggtatctcattgtggttttcatttgtatttccctaatagctaatgaagttgagcatcttctcatataaCTGTTGGCCGTTGGTatgtcttgggagaagtgtctgttcaggtcctctgcccatttcttaattggattgtttgttttgttgttgttgagttgtacaagttatttatatattttgcatattagccccttattggaggcattgtttgcaaatatcttctcctatttggttggttgcctctttgttggaaggagaactgactcagtgTGGttaacacataatgcaatatagaGATGTTGTATTATAtgtagaaatgtatacttgaaacctataaaattttactgaccaatgtcaccccaataaattaaataactaaagACACCATCAAAATGGGGgcctgaggtgagcctctggaaatctcccctggaatttacaacaaatggaacaactataactccacaaaggactcccttcACAGccgacaggcaagacgaagaggtgcactactgaattcacctaaaggtgggcgaattgcgcgagcaggggaggagggaaggaagaagtgtggaGACCGAGGcacgtgggcgcaggacgcagatctagctcagtgctccaaacTATCACAGCTGTGGGAgggggaagaactcggactgctagggctccgcttatggcccacagggctgaggggacaaaaTATAACACAGCTGACCCAaaagctcatggcagagacctcagagcaaagactgagggaacaaggctgaaaacggtagtttaagccctcactgctgcagagaacagaagcttTAGGCACTAAGACTAGCCGCCCCTTCCCAACACTCCCAgggctcgccccacccccacctgcccagtgttagaagtggaacagtagcaatgtcagatcaaaagaacagaatatttgcaattctgagactggtccacagacacagattcgcagcccaactagttccagcaaaggggagggagctgtggaagcaacaCTGACTGaagtggtggtcgccgccattgctctgggccacaactcaccctgcctctgtccccagctatctgggcagatccctgtaggactaaacagaattgctgaaacacacgggctctgaatctggtgcaggaagagctttggaatttcaaaagctctccgcatccccacatgGATGTGGCGCCCTATGACCCGGGTGAACtgctaacagaggagaagccggCCTTCCGGGGAAttcctccattgtgtgagaagctggaatagtgtagagaaaacataacactacagtgtgagagagaaaaaaaggctgcagtcggagagaaaataaaacattctaccaacgcgtagaaagacctcttcctatcaacctgttgcagacgTCACTCCTgtggatgtctaggaagagaaataataaatcagtacttgccatgaataaccaaggcaacaagacagctcagaaagaaagtaaaaagtctccagaaaatgaacttaaaggtatagaaatatgtgacttaagtgacagagaattcaaaattgcagttctgaaaaaactcaacgagatgcaagaaaatacagaaaggcagtttaatgaactcagaaacacaatcaaagaacaacatgaacattttaccaaagagactgaaattttaaaaaagaaacaaatagaatttctggagaataagaactcaatagaggaaattcagaatgaaatagccagcttaggtagtagagttgaccagatggaggaaagaatcagtgacatcgaagatagaaacctggaaatgacacagatgcaagaagaaagagacttgagacttaaaagaaatgaaaggactctacaagaactttctgactccatcaaaaagagcaatagaagaataatgggcataccagaaggggaagaaagagagaagggaacagagaatatattcaaacaaattgtcgataagaacttcccaaacttgtggaaagaacaggatcctcgaatccaagaaggaCATAGAACTCCTAATTACCTAaaccccaacagaccttctccaaggcacattgtattgaagctgtcaaaaatcaacgacaaagaaagaatcctcaaggcagcaagggaaaagaagatggtaacgtacaaaggaaagcccattagattatcatcagatttctcagcagaaactctacaagccaggaggaagtgcaaccaaatattcaaactattgaaagagagaaattatgagccaggaataatatacccagcaaagatatcctttagatatgaaggaggaataaagacctttccagacatacagaagctgagggaattttctaatacacgacctgcactacaagaaatactaaaggaggctattcgaacaccatcaacagggacaatttgtggaaaccaaaacataaaaagggggagagtaaaggcctgaactggaatgtgggaatggagaaagtaagcttGCTGAAGAAAAtcgaatactctaaatatcaaactttcttttacatacacttaagggtaaccactcaaaaaaaatccagaactggaatatatactgtaataaaagaagaaacagagggaaacatcatagaacactaccacacagaaataatagacaacaacaaaaaggtagagaaacaatggagacacagccttaccagaaaactaaagatagaatgataggaaatcctcacatatcaataatcaccctaaatgtaaatggactgaactaaccaataaaaagccacagagtagcacattggatcaaatagctaaacccaaccatatgctgtctccaagagacacatctcagctacaaggacaagcatagactcaaagtgaaaggatggaaattggcactccaagcaaatggtatccggagaaaatcaggtgtagccatactgatatcagatgaaacagacttcagggtgaaaaaggtaacaagagacaaagatggacatttcataataccAGAAGAAGACatacagtcatcaatatttatacccccaatcagggagcactgaaatataacaagcaactactaacagaactaaagggagaaattgaccaaaacacaattatactaggggacttaaacacatcactgacagctatggatagatcatccaaacagaaaatatataacgAAATAGCAGATGACACATTAATGTgtcataaatgacacattagctgaaatggacacaattgacatttatagagcacttcatcctaaaacattagactatacatttttttctagtgtacatggaatattctcaaggataggacatatattgggatataaaatcagcctcaacaaatttaagattgaaatcataccaagcatattctctgatcacaaggctttgaaattggatatcaactgcaaaaagacagcaggaaaaagcacaaatacatggagattaaacaacatacttttaaagaacgaccagatcaaagaagaaattagaggagagatcaaaagatatatagaaacaaatgagaatgaaaatacatcctaccaaaatttttgagatgcagcgaaagcagttttacgAGGGAAATTTATacaattacaggcctatctcaagaaacaagaaaaatcccaaataaataacctcacattacaccttagagaactagaaaaggaagaacaaatgaaatccaaggtcagcagaaggaaaggaaatcacaaaaatcagagcagaactaagtgaaatagagaacaaaaagacaatagaaaaaattaatgtgagaaagagctggttctttgaaaagactaacaaaattgacaaacccttggctagactcactaagataaaaagagagaagacactagttaacaaaatcagaaatgaaaaaggggaagttatcacggatgccacagaaatacaaaggatcatccaagaatactgtgaaggactatgtgccaccaaattcaataacctagaagaaatggacaagttcttagaaacatatagccttcctaggcggaaccatgaagaactggaaaatctaaacagaccgatcaccagtaacggaattgaatcagtcatacaaaaccttccgaaaagcaaaagtccgggaccagatggcttcactagtgaattctaccaaatcttcaaggaggatctaataccaatcctgctcaaactcttccaaaaaattgaagaagagacagtactccccaactcattttatgaggccaacattaccctgataccaaaacctggtaaggacaacacaaaaaaagaaaactacactaagtaaaaaacaaacaaacaaacaaacagaaaaaaactcatagacacagacaataggttagtggttaccagagggtaggggaggtggggggtgggagatgagggtaagggggatcaaatatatggtgatggaaggagaactgactctgggtagtgaacatacaatgcaatttatagatgatgtgatacagaattgtacacctgaaatctatataattttactaacaattgtcaccccaataaattaaaaaaaaaaaaactacagaccaatatctctgatgaatacagatgcaaaaatcctaaacaaaattctagcaaatcgagtgcaacaatgcattaaaaatatttatcacgaccaagtggggttcatcccaggggcaaaaggatggttcaacatccacaaagtcatcaatgtgatacatcacataaacaaaataaaggacaaaatcatacaattatatcaattgatccggaaaaagcatttgacaagatacaatatccatttatgattaaaacactgaataaaataggtatagaaggaaaataccttaacataatgaaggccatatatgacaaaccctcagctaatctcataattaatgatgaaaaactgaagccctttgctctacgttcagggacacaacagggctgtctgctatcacctctgcttttcaacatagtgttggaaatcctcagcagagcaatcaggcaagagaaataaataaaaggcattcaaattgggaacgaagaagttaaattgtcactctttgcagacaacatgatgctgtatatagaaaaccctaaagactccaccaaaaagctattagaaacaatcaacgaatacagtaaagatgcaggctacaaaatcaaagtacaaaagtccattgcattcctatgtaataacagtgaaatctcagaaaaagaaatgcaaaaaacaattccttttgtaattgcagcaaaaataataaaatacctaggaataaacttaaccaaggatgtgaaagacctctatgctgaaaactataagacatgtttaaaagaaactgaagaagacacaaagaaatggaaatacattccatgctcatggattggaagaatcaacatagttgaaatggccatattacccaaaggaatatacagatttaatgtaatccccatcaaaatcccaatggcattttttaaagaaatagaacaaaaaatcatcagatcatttggaaccacaaaagatcccaaatagccaaagcaatcttaagaaaaaagaacaatgct contains:
- the LOC117028936 gene encoding olfactory receptor 6C3-like, with protein sequence MKNHTVPTEFILLGLSDDPELQVVIFLFLVITYILSVTGNLTIITLTLVDSHLQTPMYFFLRNFSVLEISFTTVCIPRFLGTIITRDKTISYNNCTAQLFFFIFVGITEFYLLTAMSYDRYAAICKPLHYTSIMNKRVCILLVFCAWLAAFLNIFPPVILFLQLDYCGSNMIDHFACDYFPLLQLSCSDTWLLEVIAFYSAIVILLFTLALIILSYTFIIRTILKLPSASQRKKAFSTCSSHMIVISISYGSCIFMYANPSAKEKASLAIVNIAVAPMMNPFIYTLRNQQVRQAFKDTIRKVMFFSSK